TCCAACTATCGCATCGTCGTCCTCGCGGCCGCTCTCCTCAGCTGCTTCGTGGTGGTGGGCGTGCGTCTGGTGCACCTGCACGTGATCAACCGGGACGAGCTCCTCCGCAGCCTCGCGCAGGCCCGGCGGCAGACGGCGCGCGATGTGGCCCGCCGCGGCGACATTTTCGATCGGAGCCGTGACGTGCGCCTGGCGACCAGCCGGCCGATGATTCGCGTGGCGGTCGATCCGATGCTCGTGCGGCCGGAGGACAAGGCCAAGCTCCCGCGCCTCGCGCAGCTGCTCAACCTTCCGCTCGCCGAGGTCACCCGCAAATTCGAGACCCAGTACCGCCGCATCGCGACGTCCGCTGCTCCGGCCAACGCCACCACCTCCGGCGCGCCGGCGGCCAACGCGCTGCTCAACCTGAACTTTGCCGCCGCGAGCGCCGCCACCGCCAAGACGGCCGAGGCCGACGAGGGCGACCCCGCCTTCGATCCTGAGTTTGCCAAGTCCATCGTGGCCCGGAACTCGGTCGTGCCCACGGCGCCCAATGATCCCGAAGTCGCGAATGGCGAGGACGAGGAGCCGGCGCCGGGGAATACCCTGCCAGGCCACCGCGCGATCCGCTACATGCCGCTGAGCGACGCCGTCTCGGAGTCCACCTTTGCCGAGATCGAGAAGCTCGGCATCCGCGCCATCTGCCCGCCCGAGCGCCGCTACGCCCGCGTCTATCCGCACAACGAGCTGGCTGCGCATCTCGTCGGTTTCGCCAACCGCGTCGGTGACGGCGCGTTGGGCGTCGAGGCTTTCGCCGACCTCTACCTCCACGGCCAGGATGGCTGGCGCGAGGGCGAGAAGGACGGCCGCCGCCGCGAAGTCGCGCGTTTCCGCACCCACGACCTGCCGCGTTCCGACGGCTACTCCGTGGTGATGTCGATCGACGCGACCGTGCAGGACATCATCGAGCGCGAGCTCGACCAGATCGCCCGTACCTACGAGCCGCTCAAGGCCACCATCATCGTGAGCGAGCCGGCGACCGGCTTCATCCTCGGGATGGCCAACTACCCGACCTTCAACCCGAACGAGTACGGCCGCGTGCCGAAGTCGGAGATGAACCGCATGAAGAACATCGCGGTGACCGACACCTACGAACCCGGCTCGGTGTTCAAGATTGTCGCCGCCTCCGCCGCGCTCGAGGAGCGCCTCGTCAGCCCCGACACGCAGTTCAACTGCTCGATCGAGCGCATCTGGTACCGCGAGAAGAA
This genomic window from Opitutus sp. ER46 contains:
- a CDS encoding penicillin-binding protein 2 — translated: MSRGFASNYRIVVLAAALLSCFVVVGVRLVHLHVINRDELLRSLAQARRQTARDVARRGDIFDRSRDVRLATSRPMIRVAVDPMLVRPEDKAKLPRLAQLLNLPLAEVTRKFETQYRRIATSAAPANATTSGAPAANALLNLNFAAASAATAKTAEADEGDPAFDPEFAKSIVARNSVVPTAPNDPEVANGEDEEPAPGNTLPGHRAIRYMPLSDAVSESTFAEIEKLGIRAICPPERRYARVYPHNELAAHLVGFANRVGDGALGVEAFADLYLHGQDGWREGEKDGRRREVARFRTHDLPRSDGYSVVMSIDATVQDIIERELDQIARTYEPLKATIIVSEPATGFILGMANYPTFNPNEYGRVPKSEMNRMKNIAVTDTYEPGSVFKIVAASAALEERLVSPDTQFNCSIERIWYREKNVKMPQEDHHFDHPLSVAEIISRSSNRGAAQLAIKVGEEKFEEYAHRFGFGERLGFAFGGEEDGIFKPRKDWRPIDITRMAMGHSIAATALQMHQAMSVIANGGVLMRPQVIREIRDTENHEIYRYWPQQIRRVISPQTARTMALMLKGVASPGGTAATAAIKIGDDDYEVAGKTGTAQKYVPVTLPSGRTKLMPSKKNHVVSFVGFFPASNPQVMISVIVDDADHRCRNGVAYGAQIAAPVFKSIGEKLIPILPITPPNQRARVDVLAAIPGVQR